One Natrinema longum genomic window, GACGTGCAAGACACCGGTACATTCGCGAGCGAACGGAGAAGGCGTATATTTGATCGACCGTTTCCGAGAGCGCGGCCACGCCGTGCTCGAAGCAGGCCGCTTTCAGTCGTCCGCAGGGAGCCGTCGATCGCCGAGGTCGGGACGGCGCACGTCGCGGTCGGTCTCCTCGCCGTCGATGTCGTAGGGGTACTCTCCCGTCACGCAGCCCAGACAGAGGTCGATACGTTCTTTGCCGAGGACCTCGGCGACGGCGTCGGTCGAGAGGTAGGCGAGGCTGTCGGCGGCGATCTCGTCGCGGATCTCCGCGGTCGACTTGTTCGAGGCGATCAACTCCTCGCGGGTCGCCATGTCGATGCCCATGTAACAGGGGGCGACGATCGCCGGTGCGCCGATGCGGACGTGGACTTCCTCGGCCCCACAGTCCTTGAGCAACTGGACCAGTTGGGTCGAAGTCGTTCCGCGGACGATGCTGTCGTCGATGACCGTGACGGTCTTGCCCTCGATCGTGGATTTGATCGGGTTGAGCTTCAGCCGGACCGCGCGCTCGCGTTCGTCCTGGGTCGGCATGATGAACGTCCGGCCGACGTAGCGGTTCTTCATCAGCCCCTCGGCGAATTCGACGCCGTCGTCGTCCGCATCTCGAGGGTCGCCCTCGGCGGTCGTCTCCCCCGCCGCGTCGGCATAGCCCGAGGCGAAGGCGCGGCCGGAGTCGGGAACCGGCATCACGACGTCGGTCTCGACGCCGCTTTCCTCCCAGAGCTTCCGGCCGAGGTTTCGACGCGCCTCGTAGACCAGCGTCTCGTCGATGACGCTGTCCGGGCGCGCGAAGTAGATGTGTTCGAAAAAGCAGTGGGCGGTGTGCTCCTCCTCGACGAGTTGGTAGGAGTCGAACCCCTTGCCGTCGTCTTTGAGGACGACCAACTCGCCGGGCCGAACGTCCCGGACGAGTTCGCCGTCGAGCGTGTCGATCGCCGCCGATTCGGAGGCGAGAATGTAGCCGTCCTCGAGTTCCCCGATACAGAGCGGGCGATTGCCCCGTGGATCGCGCACGCCGAGGATCGTGTCGTCGTGGCTGATCGTCAGCGAGTAGGAGCCGTGGATGCGTTGCATCGTGTGCTTGACGGCCCGGACCAGATCCTCCTCGAGCAGGTTGCGCGCGAGGTCGTGGGCGATGACCTCGGTGTCGCCGTCGCTGGTGAAGGCGTGGCCCGCGGCGGCGAGTTCGTCGCGGATCTCGTCGGCGTTGACGAGGTTGCCGTTGTGTGAGAGCCCGAGCGATCCGCTCTTGAACGAGACCGAGAAGGGCTGTGCACAGGAGGAGTCGACCGAGCCGGCCGTCGGATAGCGGACGTGGCCTACCCCTGCCGAACCGTTGAGCACGTCGAGGTCGTCCTCCTCGAAGACGTCCCCCACGAGCCCCATTTCGACGTGGCTGTGCTGTTGGAACCCGTCGTGCGTGACGATCCCCGCAGACTCCTGACCGCGGTGCTGGAGTGCATAAAGCGCGTAGTACAACGGACGTGCCGCGTCTCGACCGGCCAGTGAGACGCCGACGACGCCGCACTTTTCGGTCATTCCTGTTCGCCGGGGAGTCTCGCCCCGCCCATCAGTCATGGAAGTCAGTAGGGCACCGAGCCGATAAAAATCCCCGTGTTTGTGCGTCGAATTCCGTTCTCGACTCTCGTCAGTATCCACGTTCGTGCATATCCACGGCGTCGTCACCCCGTTCTCGGAGCGGGTGCAGTTCGGCCCGTTTTGTC contains:
- the purF gene encoding amidophosphoribosyltransferase, with the translated sequence MTEKCGVVGVSLAGRDAARPLYYALYALQHRGQESAGIVTHDGFQQHSHVEMGLVGDVFEEDDLDVLNGSAGVGHVRYPTAGSVDSSCAQPFSVSFKSGSLGLSHNGNLVNADEIRDELAAAGHAFTSDGDTEVIAHDLARNLLEEDLVRAVKHTMQRIHGSYSLTISHDDTILGVRDPRGNRPLCIGELEDGYILASESAAIDTLDGELVRDVRPGELVVLKDDGKGFDSYQLVEEEHTAHCFFEHIYFARPDSVIDETLVYEARRNLGRKLWEESGVETDVVMPVPDSGRAFASGYADAAGETTAEGDPRDADDDGVEFAEGLMKNRYVGRTFIMPTQDERERAVRLKLNPIKSTIEGKTVTVIDDSIVRGTTSTQLVQLLKDCGAEEVHVRIGAPAIVAPCYMGIDMATREELIASNKSTAEIRDEIAADSLAYLSTDAVAEVLGKERIDLCLGCVTGEYPYDIDGEETDRDVRRPDLGDRRLPADD